From a single Phocoena sinus isolate mPhoSin1 chromosome 1, mPhoSin1.pri, whole genome shotgun sequence genomic region:
- the C1H1orf52 gene encoding UPF0690 protein C1orf52 homolog, with protein sequence MAAEEKDPLSYFAAYGSSSSGSSDEEDNSEPEETSRKASDPAKSAGGCGNKAEKRLPGPDELFRSVTRPAFLYNPLNKQIDWERHVVKAPEEPPKEFKIWKSNYVPPPETYSTEKKPPPPELDMAIKWSNIYEDNGDDAPQNAKKARLLPEGEETVESDDEKEEHTSKKRKIEPGEPTKKKK encoded by the exons ATGGCAGCGGAGGAGAAGGATCCTCTGAGCTATTTCGCGGCTTACGGGAGCAGCAGCTCAGGCTCCTCGGACGAGGAGGATAACAGCGAGCCGGAGGAGACAAGTCGTAAGGCCTCGGATCCGGCGAAGTCGGCGGGCGGCTGTGGGAACAAGGCGGAGAAGCGGCTGCCTGGACCCGACGAGCTGTTCCGGAGCGTGACTCGCCCGGCCTTTCTCTACAATCCGCTCAACAAACAGATCGACTGGGAGAGGCACGTCGTCAAGGCGCCAGAGGAG CCTCCGAAGGAATTCAAAATATGGAAGTCAAACTATGTACCACCTCCGGAGACCTACTCTACTGAGAAGAAGCCTCCCCCTCCAGAGTTggatatggcaataaaatggtcTAACATATATGAGGACAATGGTGACGATGCCCCACAGAATGCTAAGAAAGCTAGGCTTCTCCCAGAAGGGGAGGAGACAGTGGAATCAG atgatgaaaaagAAGAGCATACTTCTAAAAAGCGCAAAATAGAACCGGGAGAaccaacaaagaagaaaaaatag